A single Aspergillus puulaauensis MK2 DNA, chromosome 7, nearly complete sequence DNA region contains:
- a CDS encoding small nuclear ribonucleoprotein-associated protein (COG:A;~EggNog:ENOG410PPAD;~InterPro:IPR010920,IPR001163;~PFAM:PF01423), with translation MAANKQGKMQNLINYRMRVTLNDGRQMTGQMLAFDKHMNLVLADTEEFRRVKRKAKSAPGNAPLVEAEEKRTLGLTIVRGTHVVSCSVDGPPPADPSARLGTGGPNVPSAAATLAAGPGISKPAGRGLPVGLGGPAAGVGGPPPPPGGFPGFPPGGFPGGPPPGFGGRGGPGAGPPGFAPPPGFGAPPAPGGFQPPPGFQPPGQGRGYPPPGFGGR, from the exons ATGGCAGCCAACAAGCAGGGAAAGATG CAAAACCTC ATCAACTACCGGATGAGAGTTACCTTGAACGATGGGCGACAGATGACGGGTCAAATGCTCGCATTCGATAAG CACATGAACCTAGTCCTCGCCGATACAGAAGAATTCCGTCGTGTCAAGCGGAAAGCCAAGTCGGCCCCCGGCAACGCGCCTCTCGTTGAAGCGGAAGAAAAGCGAACTCTCGGCCTAACAATTGTGCGCGGTACTCATGTTGTTTCCTGCTCCGTCGATGGACCTCCTCCAGCCGACCCCTCAGCACGACTTGGAACTGGTGGCCCCAATGTTCCCAGTGCCGCCGCTACTCTCGCCGCTGGCCCTGGAATCAGCAAACCCGCTGGACGTGGTCTGCCggttgggcttggaggacctgctgctggcgtcgGTGGtccgcctcctcccccagGCGGTTTCCCTGGATTCCCTCCTGGTGGATTCCCAGGTGGTCCCCCACCGGGCTTCGGTGGACGTGGTGGCCCGGGAGCTGGACCCC CCGGTTTCGCTCCTCCCCCAGGATTTGgtgctcctccagctc CTGGCGGTTTCCAGCCTCCACCTGGCTTCCAACCTCCGGGTCAAGGCCGGGGATACCCTCCACCAGGTTTTGGAGGGCGGTGA